In Oncorhynchus gorbuscha isolate QuinsamMale2020 ecotype Even-year linkage group LG03, OgorEven_v1.0, whole genome shotgun sequence, the DNA window GATGGGGAGACGGCGCAGGCAGTTGGGGAGAGCGTGGACAGGCTCCTGAGGACCCTACCCAGGTCAGACCCCAGAGAGGTGAAGACACTGCTGAGGATGAACAAGAAGATGGCCAAGACTGTGGGCCACATCTTCAAGATGGCACCCCAGGATGTGGCCAAAGAGGAGGAGATCCGTAAGTACAGCCTCATCTACGGCCGCTTCGACTCCAAGAGGAGGGAGGGCAAGCAGCTCACACATCACGAGGTAAGGGCATCAGTGTTTCTACTATTAGAGGTCTCTGTGTACAGGTATGTGTGAGGCTTGAGCCGTGTCTTCTTTTTATCATGCTGTTCATATCATTCTAACATTCTCTTTCCCCTTATTTTATGTCCTCCTCATGTTCAGCTGATCATCAATGAAGCGGCTGCACAGTTCTGTATGCGTGACAACGCTCTGCTTCTTAGACGGGTAGAGCTCTTCTCATTGGCTAGACAGGTGGCGAGAGAATGTGCCTACACCTCCACACTCAAGCATGCCAGGTAAGGGCACGAGCCTGCGCAGTTTAAGGTCTTCCCTACCCCAATCTGATGACCATCCcacccctgtctcttcctctataACTAAGTTttatcccctatgggccctggtcaaaagtagtgcactacatagggaatagggtgccatttgggatgcagaaagAAACCCAAATAGTTACGATATTAGAAATTAAAATGTTATGCTCTGCTTTGCCTTGAGCATAAATGATTCCTTTTCTCAACAAGATATGATCGTAGAGAAACTACTATGTGGTTGCAGGCAGCATAGGGGCGAAGTGAGGTGGGCGTATAGAACAGAGGGAAAGCTGGGAACTCCCACAGTACACATAGCTAAGCCTAGCCAAGGTCATGCTATTAGTCAGACAGCACTGCAGTCAGTGCATCAGCTTAAAAACAAAGTCATACTGTGTAACCAACACAATGAAAGCACATTCAAATACTCAAGCTTCTCATATAATCAATAACAAAAACATATCTTTCAAACTCAATGAATAATGTATGTGTTTACTTTTAGTCACAAATAGCCTCGAGGTTTGGTTACTCGACATCAGTTTTTATATTGTAATTGGATATAGTGAGCTACTACTTGCTAATGAACAAAGCAGGACCAACTGAATCCTGGAGTTTGCACAAGAGGTTTGCTATTCTTTTACTGCCTTCTTACTTTATTATACCTTCTCTTATTACAGATCAGGTGCAGATGACTGCAGCTTACCATCCCAAAAGAGAATAAAAAATGAGGTGAGTGGGCTTAAGTCTCTGAACCCCTAACAGAAAAGAATAAAACTATACCAAACTCTCTCACTCTTGTTTAAATGTGTTATTGTGGGTGTACACAAGCTGTTTTGTCAACATAATATTGGTAATGTATTGGATACGGCATTGATAGACAATGAATGAGCTGTaatggcaataaattgcaataatTTATATCCTGTAATTTATACCATGGCTACAATTAAATTAGTCCTTTACAATATTttagcaataaggcccgaggaggtgtgttatatggccaatataccatggctaagggctttCTTAGGCATGACACAAAGCgaagtgcctggacacagcccttaaccgtggtttaatggccatatatcacaaacccccgagatgctttattgctattataaactggttaccaacgtaattagagcagtaaaaataaatgttttgtcatacccatgttatactgtctgatataccacagctgtcagcaaatcaacattcagggctcgaaccacccaccCAGTTCATAAATCAATTTATACCATAGGTACTTTTCAGTAGTAATTGCATTGTAAGACACACAATATTACGTTTTGGTGTGTGTTTCAGGTGAGTGTGGAAGTGTGTGTTTGAGATGTTTTGTGTATTTAatggttaagtgtgtgtgtttcaggtgatagtgtcagagtgtgtgtcttcCCTCCATGGTGTTGAGGGGTCAGAGGGCATGTCCCAGAGGGCTGACGAGGACAGCCTATCAGGAGAGAGTCTGGACAGCCTAACACAAGGTATGTACGGTGTCCAGATCCAAATATTATTTCTTAGTAACACTAGCCTATATATCAGCTTAAGTCAAGTAAGTCTAGCATGTACACTATATACAGTAATTGTTGAACACATTTAGCACTGATCTTGTACAGTGTCACTTAATCACATTCCATTCCCAGACATTCTTTATGTGTTTCTGTAAATGTCAGAGCCCCACTGACTTTAAAGCACCATTTATAATCAAGCCCAAATAGTTCATGTTTTCTGTAGTgtcaggctgtgtcccaaatggcaacctattccctatatagtgtattatttttGACCGTAGCCCAATAGGTTGGCTGACATCGTCACAAAAAATGTGCGCATCGATGAGGCAGAAGGCCATGTGGTGTTATGATTCTGAACAGTCAAATaactagcaacaatgacaagaagctgccataTGGAGAATTGTAAGTGGCTTGTTTCAGCTCTATGTATCTTGTTATTGATACCGTGTATTATTTTGAGGCGTTTTGACTCATGTCTATGCTAATATAGCTAAAATTCGCTAGCTAGCGAATCAACAACTAactatgtatttgagagacaagtgctcattgtgcaaattaatttgtttttaataaacatttggagactaaaatgtatttacattttgtcaacaatctatGCCAACCCCATTTttttttgccccatagttgcacACGTGTCGGTTTTGGTCTAtggggaattgggtgccatttgggacgcaaagtCAGCCTTGTCAAGAAGCACCTATATTTGATTGGTTCAAAATGGCATTCACACCTAACCTTGTCTGTCTTAGACGTAGGCTCACAGTGCAACCAATCTCCATCACCCCGCCCCCCCACCGACACCTCCATACCTGCCAACTGGAATCGCCAACTCATGCAACAAACGCTCATGGATGAGGGGCTGCGATTGGCTAGGATGGTGTCACATGACCGTGCTGGCAAGGTCAGCCTTAGGTCAGAGGGGACACACACCACAGGTGACTTTCTGAATAATGGCTTACAAACATTATCATCCAAGAGTTATCATACTAACACTCTTAAAGTGATAGGCCTGAAAAATTAAGACTAAAAGGTTTTTGTGATGTTGAGATGACGCTGTCTCACATTTTTTTGTGTAGATTCGGCTACGTCTCAATCTCAAATGAATAGGATATACGCACCGTCTCATTTCATTGTTTTTAAACGGTGCCTATCTTAACCATTAATTTGAGATTGAGACATACAGCCAAATCTCACTAGAGCTACGCAACAGATGGCGTGGGACATTGACTCATCCTGATATTAAACCACTTTCGAGGCCTGAATCTTTTTAACAAACTTAAATTTTGAAGTGAACTATCACTTTAACATACTGTCCCTGTAGCCAGTATCGTTTACATTGATAACAAGTAGAAACTGAGGTAGGGCTAAAAGGCCAGAGAGTTTTGCTACAGTCATTTAAAGACTGTTTCAAGGATCTTCGGTTTGAACCCAAGTGAGTCAGAATCTCTATTGTGATTCCTCCCACTAGCCAGGTCTGAGTTCTAACTAGCTGGGactggagaagagagaaagaaggaaaattAGTTGGGGGATAGAGAGGCGAGGAGGTAGCCTATCAGCTACAAACCATACTGAAAATTGACATGGATGTCAATACAGTCAAATTGCCATGAGGTCGAGTAGCGTATGTAAATAACTGATGACACATCAAATTATTGTACTTAACCCTTTCCTGTCACACCTTATCACGCATCATTAAAATGTTAAAGGTACAGCCATTCAGATGTTAATAAAACTACTGTGCCCTAGCACTAGGCTGTCACAGTAGGCAGGGTGGAAAAGATACAGGGAGATtgagtgggaggaagagagaatgatAGCGGGAGTGGCAGAGGAAGTGCTGTGGGGTGGTAGAAACAGACCCCCCCCCTCGGCTGACGTCAGTGTTAGGCATGTGGGCTGAAGGgcgggatggatggagagagggggcgaAGGAGTGGGCTGTAATTGGAGGGGCGTTGCATTGACTCACCGAGCGACagagaacaaaaataaaaacctgtGGGCAGGGAAATGGCACAggctttttttctccctctccctctacttaaGAAGTAAGCAGAGGGGGAAAAACAACCATTTCATCTCTCTATGACGTCGGTCTCCCTCTCACTTCCCCACCGTCGTCCTTTGTTCTTATCACTCACCTTGGTTTCCTTCTCCTTTTCTGTTTCACTCACTCAACACGACCTGTCTCCTCTGACCAAACTTTAACTGCACCTATGCCCTCTACAGTGTTATCCTATTAGCCTGTAGGTGGGCTCTCATTCTGTCAGACAAAACACTTGACATTTAATATTCCATTTCAAATATTAAAGTTTGCTACCATAGTTGAATAGTGTTGTTGTATTTCCAGTTTTATTACTTTGAGTAAGTGAAGTACTCGTAAAAGTTATGACCCTAACCAATCTAATATGCATTAATTGGTGTACAGTTGACCATAGCAAGCACTCAAAGGTTCAGGGGGAgtaataatgtattgtcattATATTGTCTCAGTCGGGCATATAGGCTAACAGCCCTCATCTTTCCTCTTCCAGACTTTGAGGCTAAGGCGGAGAGGAGGAGCTCAGTAGCAGTGTGCAGGAGCAGCAGCCCTGGCAGCACCAAAGATGACTCGGACCAAGGGGGAAAGTAGTGAAACCAACAACTCATCATCCTGAGAACCCATCAACAACCCTGCTTCTCATCACCTTAAATCCTGGAGGGCCAAACTCAGCAGGCTTTCCATCTGTACTTAAACCACTAACAGTAGTAGTACAGGGATGGGGGAGGGGACGGGGAATACATCTTTCCAATCTATATCAAATCTACATCCTAAATGgtaccctacatagtgccctacttttcaTCAGAACCCTGGTCAAAAGCTGTGCAtgatatagggaataaggtgtgaTTTGGGCAGAACCCACAATTGGCTGAATCGGGTGGTTCAGGCAGAGGCAACACATCCTAAACCTGCAAATACTACAGCCCTCCAGTACTGAAATTGAGAAACCGGTGCTCTACAACTTTACCTCTGTATATAGTGTGCCCAAACCCTCCAAACAGCATTAGCCACATCTCCACAGGACTACTGTAACACTTATACAACTGTGGGAGGTTTGTCACATAATGTGACAATGTCTCAGTTTGTCCCCTATGAACATAATCCCCTCCTCCCCCGGGACAATGGATGCAAAATGTTGATATCATGACTAACTTTTGGTGCTATTTATGTTCTGTTGATACAAGGTTGTAACTGAGAAAGGACTTGTGATGAGGATAAGTATCTGTAATGACACTGCCGTTAAAGCTTGGATTGCAAAGTGCCACTCGTTCGAGTGTTGACCGTTTGATAGTTAGATGATAAACAGAAATATGTGTACAGAGACGATAATCAGGTTCAGAGGCCTTTTCCTCCCAATACTGCAGCAAGTGTCACTTACACCCACTGAGACTGTTCTTTTGGAGAGGTGGGTTTggatgttaatatgttaatattaTTGAGCCCTTAGATTAGATTTATTGGTGAACTCAACATTCTTTGATTTAACTTTAGGCTTAAACAAGCAACAATAATTTACAAGCAACAACCATTTGCATAACTCTTACTTGAGGCAATTACTTGGATAACAATGACGAATGATCATCtcccaatgttttttttttttatacagtatgtttgtcatattaaacactaaaTTCTTTGACAATGGAGTTTGGGATAAtttaactgttttttttttaattaagaaAACATCAGATGTTACTGGGTATGAATGTTGAAAAGGTGTTTGGATGATTAGGAAATCAGGATGAATCAAGGACATTTCATTTTCTGCATCCCAATATCCTATATaatgaactacttttgaccagggcccatatggctctggttaAAGGTGGTGCTCTATAGAGGAAATATaatgcaatttgggatgcacatATTATTACCATGAGGTACCTAAACTGTAACCTCCTGCCTCACAAGCATTAAACAACCTCAGTTTGTTATGTTGAACAGAAGATTATTTATTTTGTTAAATCTCAATAAAcgttattttattgttttaatCTTGTGGCCCCATTTGTTGCACTCCTTTTGACGGAGCATGAGAGTCAAATGTACGATAAGGCTGAATAAGCCTTCGTCATTCAGATGCTGCCAGCAATTAGGGAACTAATAGAAAAGCACTAAGTCCAAACAGACATTCCCACTCTTCCcccaatatcaccaccaccatcaccgccGTCAAGTTGTTTGTTCCTTCCAGTTCTGTGCTGAGTGCTAATCCTGTACAAACGATGCTTGCATGACTCACCTGTATCTGTGATGTCAACCTCTTTTCACTCCATGTGAGtgcaccccccccaccaccatgaTGAGAGCAGACTAAATATAGCGAGATATAGCTGACAATCTGGTGGCTCGTTGAGGAGTTCTGCTGTGTGCTTTTGCGTCGCTGCTTTGATTGTTAAAGAccaaggctgcatcccaaatagcaccctatgatatagtgtactacttttgaccagggcccatggcgCAAATTACTGATCACTGTGGCAACAAAATAACCCTCTGGGGAAAAAACttgttgaatcaacattgtttccatgtcatttcaacccccaaaaatctatgcaatgatgttgaatcaacatggaacCAGAGTTTTAgctgatgtgtgtgtggaggtggcgcAGGAAGTCTCCCCTGGTGGTGGTGTAGCCAGGGAACACAGCATTGCAGAAGTCACACACCTGAGACTGCATTGCCACCTCTGACATCAGCATCATTCCCCCGGTCTGGCTCAGGAATTCACTGTCCAAGAAGGAGCCACAAGCCGAGGGCATCTAAGGGGGGAGGGTGGGGGTGACTAGTCAAATGATTAAGtctaataaaacatttaaatatgaATTCAAGGGGAGAAACCTACCCGGAACATTTGTCGGGTCGTATCATCAACCCAAAATCGACCTGCTTGCTTCGAGTCCCCAGAGACACTGGAGGGTGCCACCTCTCCATTATTACCCCCAGGTAGATCCAGAGGCCTGAGGGGAGCGGCTTTGAGGACCGCATTCCTTTCTGTCCCTGGATGAGCAAAGTCCAGCCGTAGTCTGCCCAAATCCCCCTCCAGGAGATCAGAGAGTGAGCCAAAAGCCCCAGATAGGACTATACCGCCACGGTGTGCAGCAGGGTTGTGTGTTGGTACCATTGGGGTTTCTGGCCGTGCAGGGAGAGACCCCAGGCCACCCTGGGTGCACTGGACTGGGATTGGTGCCATTACGCTGAGTTGTCCATCAGGAACAGGGGCTTCTCCTAAGGAAGGAACCAGATCTTATAAGTCTGTCAAACATCTTGACTGTATTGTAGCCTAGTAGATTAATTGATATTGTATATACAGTACGCACTGAATTCCCAGATTTTGGCATTCATCGTAACACAAAGAACCTGCAGAACAGGCATGTATGAGAAGCATATAATTTCTTATGATATAAAAAGGAGATGGGAGTGACCTCGCTGTCTCCTCAGTGTCTCTGTGAGTTGCTGGAGTAGAGCAGCCTGCTTCAGACATAGCGAGCGCAGTCGGAGGAACTCCCTGTACAGCTCTGTGTACGCCTCCTCCATCTCAGCAGCATAGGGATCTTCACAAAGCCAGTGAAAAAGAGACCCGTACATTACAATGTACGTGAAAAATGATCACCTTTGAGTCCAAAAAATAAATGTTGTGGTGAGACCTTTGCTCCTGTGAGAGTAACATACTATATAGCATGTTATGCTATCGTCAGTTGTGTGCAAGGTCTAGTTTCCCTCCCTCAACTTGAGTCTAAAGAAGGAAGTGATAAGGAAAAAGGGAACCAAGTCGAGGGGAGAGAATGGGGCCCTATCATACAAAACATCTGTGGGTCTATGTCCAAAGTCAAACACAGAAATCACTGAACACGTTTTACAGTATAACTAAAAATACCTGGCTCTAAATGTACTAAATACAACTGATTTTCAGGCATAATAAAATCACGTGTCTTTTTCAAGAGGCATATTCTATTTGTGAAGAGAATTGTAAACTGTACAGGAACTCATAATACACTTCATAAAACAGAAAGCATTCATAACAGAACAGGAAAATACGGGCAATTCCATTAAATATCTTGTACAGGCTTTATAATAAAGGAATGTAAAAGTTTCATTCGTGTTTGATACAGCCAGCCTACAAATCACTACTTCATTCACATGTTGAAGTGCATATGATTTTTGCGAAAACTTAGAGCTGTATTTGAAAACCTGCATATACTATTGACTGTCCATTAAACGTTAAATAACATACTGCAATTGTTGAAAACAAAGCATGTTGTTCCCCTAGTTTCATACTTTGTTTTCATTGATTGAATTTATTATGAGATAAGGCCAACTCGGATCATTTTGGTACAGGCATTTAAGGCGTGGACGCCCTTAAACTGACAAAGGTGAAGTTTAATATAACTTACGTTCATACGAGTGGTCTTTCTCAATGACACAACGGGAAATCACGTTGAACACGCTTTCATATCTTGAGAAGAGGCAGAGGACTTGTCCGAATGTTGATTGTAGCCTACCAGTGAAACAAAATCAACCCCGAAACAGGAACAGGAAAAGTTGTTCTTCGTAAACAGTTCTTGTGAATACCATTAACCGGATCATTGTTGAACTTTCAATGAGAGGCGCACAACAGAGAAGTTGAGTTATTGCAGGGAAAAGGCAGAGTATAAGATAAGGACACGCAACTTCGATATAGTTACTTTTTATAGCAGGTTAGGAAtcgaattatcctaacctgctgcgtaaatTCCCCAAACCTGCTACGAAAAAAAGCCACTTCCGGTCGTAGTTGTATGCAAGAGGTGTGTTTTTAGGGAATCTCGATCAGGATACCCATGTAAAACTGACTCTTACCGTAACCTAATTTGAACCAATTATGAAATAAAATGTTGGTTTGCAGGTCAGGAGTGTCCTAGGTAAACTTCCTGAAGGCAGTGTCGCGGCACTCCAACTGACTCCGTCAGTTGAATTTAAGGTGAGTAAGTCAGTTTGAGGCCTACCAGAGTTACTCATATAATCTAACAATATAATGCTTATCTTTATAAAAAAACATTCTGATCAAAACGAATTAGCCTCCTGTACGTCTATATCTGTATAGTAGCCGCAACAGCCATCTGAAATAAAGAAATGCATCTCTCGGGTGTCAGGACTAAGCTTCTCTTTCTTTATATagattgatatacagtaccagtcaaaagtttagacacacctaatcattcaaagggtttcctttattttttactatattctgcattgtagaataatagtgaagacataaacaattaaataacacatatggaatcatgtagtaaaccaaGACAAGAGTAGCGACTGGACATGAAACGCAACCAATACTGCCTGGAGAATGGAActaagggagtgacatataggggaggtaatcagagAAGTGATGCCAAGTGTGCGTAATGTAGGTAGTCAGACCCAGTGATTAGTAAACTGGCATGAGTAGACATTATTTTtgactcttcaaagtagccaccctttgcaccctttgcattctctcaaccagcttcacctggaatgcttttccaacagtcttgaaggagttgttggctgcttttccttcactctgtggtccaaataatctcaaaccatctcaattgggttgaggtcgggtgattgtggaggccgggtcatccgatgcagcactccatcactctccttcttggtcaaatagcccttatacagcctggaggtgtgttgggtaattgtcctgttgaaaaacaaatgatagtcccacaaagcgcaaaccagatgggatggcttatagctgcagaatgctgtggtagccatgctggttaagtgtgtcttgacttctaaataaaatcactgacggtgtcaccagcaaagcacccccacaacctcctcctccgtgcttcatagtgggaactacacatgcagagatgatCCATTCACCTAGACATggcgattggaaccaaaaatctcaaactgactcatcagaccaaaggacagatttccactggtctaatgtcaattgcttgtgtttcttggcccaagcaagtctcttgttcttattgatgtcctttagtaatggtttctttgcagcaatttgaccatgaaggcctgattcatgcattGTCCTCTaaaaagttgatgttgagattagaggtcgaccgattatgatttttcaacgccgatacctaTTAAATCTGACTATTTTTtcaatttgtaataatgacaattacaacaatactgaatgaacacttattttaacttaatataatacatcaatacaatCAATTAAGCCTCAAATAatgaatgaaacatgttcaattcggtttaaataatgcaaaaacaaagtgttggagaagaaagtaaaagtgcaatatgtgccatgtaagaaagctaacgtttaagttccttgctcagaacatttacatttaagtcatttagcagacgctcttatccagagcgacttacaaattggtgcattcaccttatgacatccagtggaacagtcacttacaaaagtgcatctaaatcttaaagggggggggggggggagagggaatacttatcctatcctaggtattccttaaagaggtggggtttcaggtgtctccggaaggtggtgattgactccgctgtcctggcgtcgtgagggagtttgttccaccattgggggggccagagcagcgaacagttttgactgggctgagcgggagctgtacttcctcagtggtagggaggcgagcaggccagaggtggatgaacgcagtgcccttgtttgggtgtagggcctgatcagagcctggaggtactgaggtgccgttcccctcacagctccgtaggcaagcaccatggtcttgtagcggatgcgagcttcaactggaagccagtggagagaacggaggagcggggtgacgtgagagaacttgggaaggttgaacaccagacgggctgcggcgttctggatgagttgaaggggtttaatggcacaggcagggagcccagccaacagcgagttgcagtaatccagacgggagatgacaagtgcctggattaggacctgtgccgcttcctgtgtgaggcagggtcgtactctgcggatgttgtagagcatgaacctacaggaacgggccaccgccttgatgttggttgagaacgacagggtgttgtccaggatcacaccaaggttcttagcgctctgggaggaggacacaatggagttgtcaaccgtgatggcgagatcatggaacgggcagtccttccccgggaggaagagcagctccgtcttgccgaggttcagcttgaggtggtgatccgtcatccacactgatatgtctgccagacatgcagagatgcgattcgccacctggtcgtcagaagggggaaaggagaagattagttgtgtgtcgtctgcatagcaatgataggagagaccatgtgaggttatgacggagccaagtgacttggtgtatagcgagaataggagagggcctagaacagagccctgggggacaccagtggtgagagcgcgtggtgaggagacagattctcgccacgcaacctggtaggagcgacctgtcaggtaggacgcaatccaagcgtgagccgcgccggagatgcccaactcggagagggtggagaggaggatctgatggttcacagtatcgaaggcagccgatagatctagaacaggggtgtcaaagtcaaatggacggagggccaaataaaaaatttagctacaagccgagggccggactgttcgaatgttcattgaaaattttttaaatgacgcatatagtctagtgcacctaattgaacctactgaaaacctaacaaatatattccaatatgatcagataaataaagcaatattttcttatggctctgtcagtaatctttaattttcaacagacacaaaagacaaatttcctttatataaaaatccccataacatgaacattaaatgaaagaaaccggtattcaag includes these proteins:
- the LOC124030887 gene encoding uncharacterized protein LOC124030887 isoform X1; translation: MYGSLFHWLCEDPYAAEMEEAYTELYREFLRLRSLCLKQAALLQQLTETLRRQRGEAPVPDGQLSVMAPIPVQCTQGGLGSLPARPETPMVPTHNPAAHRGGIVLSGAFGSLSDLLEGDLGRLRLDFAHPGTERNAVLKAAPLRPLDLPGGNNGEVAPSSVSGDSKQAGRFWVDDTTRQMFRMPSACGSFLDSEFLSQTGGMMLMSEVAMQSQVCDFCNAVFPGYTTTRGDFLRHLHTHIS
- the LOC124030887 gene encoding uncharacterized protein LOC124030887 isoform X2; the encoded protein is MEEAYTELYREFLRLRSLCLKQAALLQQLTETLRRQRGEAPVPDGQLSVMAPIPVQCTQGGLGSLPARPETPMVPTHNPAAHRGGIVLSGAFGSLSDLLEGDLGRLRLDFAHPGTERNAVLKAAPLRPLDLPGGNNGEVAPSSVSGDSKQAGRFWVDDTTRQMFRMPSACGSFLDSEFLSQTGGMMLMSEVAMQSQVCDFCNAVFPGYTTTRGDFLRHLHTHIS